In Anseongella ginsenosidimutans, one genomic interval encodes:
- the pfkA gene encoding 6-phosphofructokinase, whose amino-acid sequence MSSIQHIGVFTSGGDAPGMNACIRAVVRTSIFHNLRVSGIMRGYEGMINGEIESLGVKSVANIIQRGGTVLKTARSDEFITPEGRKKAYEQLKKAGIDALVAIGGDGTFTGADIFQSEFDIPVIGIPGTIDNDLYGTDFTIGYDTAINTVIDAVDKVRDTAESHDRLFFVEVMGRDSGLIALRSGIGVGAEAILLPEVDTDLEQMYERLEKGRKDKSSKIIIVAEGDNEGGAFPIAQKVKERFPHYDTKVAVLGHIQRGGKPTCADRVLASRLGFAAVEALMDGKRGVMAGVMNHEVVFTPFERAIKHISELDPAWVRMVGILST is encoded by the coding sequence ATGTCTTCCATTCAACACATTGGTGTGTTTACTTCCGGGGGAGATGCCCCGGGCATGAATGCTTGTATCCGGGCCGTCGTGCGAACATCTATATTTCATAACCTTCGTGTATCCGGGATCATGCGCGGATATGAAGGGATGATCAACGGAGAAATCGAGTCTCTGGGAGTCAAATCAGTGGCTAATATCATACAAAGGGGCGGTACGGTGCTGAAAACTGCCAGGAGTGATGAATTTATCACGCCTGAGGGAAGGAAAAAAGCCTATGAGCAATTGAAAAAAGCGGGGATAGATGCCCTGGTAGCCATCGGCGGTGACGGCACCTTCACCGGAGCGGATATCTTTCAGTCCGAATTCGACATACCGGTGATCGGGATCCCCGGGACCATAGATAATGACCTGTATGGTACCGATTTTACGATTGGTTACGATACCGCCATTAATACGGTAATTGACGCGGTTGATAAGGTCCGGGATACGGCTGAATCCCATGACCGTTTGTTCTTTGTGGAGGTGATGGGACGGGACTCAGGGCTGATCGCTCTCAGGAGCGGCATTGGCGTGGGGGCCGAGGCTATCCTGCTGCCGGAAGTGGATACCGACCTGGAGCAAATGTACGAACGCCTGGAAAAAGGCCGGAAAGATAAATCTTCCAAGATCATAATCGTCGCCGAAGGTGATAACGAAGGCGGAGCATTCCCCATTGCCCAAAAGGTAAAGGAACGGTTCCCGCATTACGATACCAAGGTGGCTGTGCTGGGTCATATCCAGCGCGGCGGAAAGCCGACCTGCGCGGACAGGGTGCTTGCCAGCAGGCTGGGTTTTGCGGCGGTGGAAGCGCTTATGGATGGAAAACGCGGCGTGATGGCCGGCGTCATGAACCACGAAGTAGTATTCACGCCTTTCGAAAGAGCCATTAAACATATCAGTGAACTGGATCCCGCCTGGGTCCGCATGGTAGGAATCCTATCTACGTAA
- the lpcA gene encoding D-sedoheptulose 7-phosphate isomerase, which produces MKDRIKQHFLEAASVLDQFLSDEHNIEKIASAGNIMVQAIRSGKKIISCGNGGSMCDAMHFAEELSGRYRDDRPALPALSISDPSHLSCVGNDYGYPYVFSRYIEAIGQKGDVLLAISTSGNSENILLAIEAARKKNMEVIGLTGKTGGKMAGWCDVEIRAPQSPYADRAQEIHIKIIHSFIDFIEQHL; this is translated from the coding sequence ATGAAAGACCGTATAAAACAACATTTCCTGGAAGCGGCTTCCGTGCTGGATCAGTTTCTTTCCGACGAGCATAATATTGAAAAGATCGCTTCTGCCGGCAATATCATGGTGCAGGCCATTCGCAGCGGCAAAAAGATCATTTCCTGCGGCAACGGGGGCTCCATGTGTGATGCCATGCATTTCGCCGAAGAACTTTCCGGGCGCTACCGGGACGACCGTCCCGCGCTTCCGGCGCTATCCATTTCCGACCCCTCCCACCTTTCCTGTGTAGGGAATGATTACGGTTATCCATATGTGTTTTCGCGGTACATTGAAGCGATCGGGCAGAAGGGAGACGTGCTTCTGGCCATCAGTACCAGCGGAAACTCGGAAAACATCCTGCTTGCCATTGAAGCAGCCAGGAAAAAGAACATGGAGGTCATTGGCCTGACCGGGAAAACCGGCGGCAAAATGGCCGGCTGGTGCGATGTGGAGATCAGGGCTCCCCAATCCCCTTATGCCGACCGCGCCCAGGAAATCCATATAAAGATCATTCATTCCTTTATTGATTTTATCGAACAGCACTTGTAG